A single Bacteroidota bacterium DNA region contains:
- a CDS encoding WG repeat-containing protein → MAAKPRPQVRRKAAPGGAADINTEGGLFAGMSWVMGITCLPLSAFYVYLFVGIRATAAVLLLSLCYLLAANLMIPPIRRFWIRATGFQLYGRRLVYIYLALFLLIMGLGYFADLMQESRSLPGYAQPDEQASSAPITPMDTLLAPAKRGLFWGYVNADGQWIIPARSYTRAEPFYQGVARVWQGPEAQYINWRNEPVVHTGSYPARVEAPAGFPYQPADSLGLWGWKDAQGTWRHPPQYDAVGHWGYTTQVQARNAATPPRP, encoded by the coding sequence ATGGCAGCAAAACCACGTCCGCAGGTGCGGCGCAAGGCCGCCCCCGGGGGCGCGGCCGACATCAATACCGAGGGGGGGCTCTTTGCAGGCATGAGCTGGGTAATGGGCATCACCTGCCTGCCACTTAGTGCCTTCTATGTATACCTGTTCGTGGGCATCCGGGCCACGGCGGCCGTGCTGCTACTGTCCCTGTGCTACCTGCTAGCCGCCAACCTGATGATTCCGCCCATCCGGCGCTTCTGGATCCGGGCCACCGGCTTCCAGCTATACGGCCGCAGGCTGGTGTATATCTACCTGGCGCTCTTTCTGCTCATCATGGGGCTGGGCTACTTTGCCGACCTGATGCAGGAGAGCCGCAGCCTGCCTGGCTACGCGCAGCCCGATGAGCAGGCCAGCAGCGCCCCCATAACCCCCATGGATACCCTGCTGGCCCCAGCCAAGCGCGGCCTCTTCTGGGGCTATGTGAACGCGGACGGCCAGTGGATAATACCAGCCCGCAGCTACACCCGGGCCGAGCCCTTCTACCAGGGCGTAGCGCGCGTATGGCAGGGCCCCGAGGCCCAGTATATCAACTGGCGAAACGAGCCGGTAGTGCATACCGGCAGCTATCCGGCCCGGGTGGAGGCCCCAGCTGGCTTCCCGTACCAGCCGGCAGACTCGCTGGGCCTATGGGGCTGGAAGGATGCACAGGGCACCTGGCGGCACCCCCCGCAGTACGATGCCGTGGGCCACTGGGGCTACACCACCCAGGTGCAGGCCCGCAATGCCGCTACCCCGCCCAGGCCGTAG
- a CDS encoding SRPBCC family protein: protein MKLTFDVHIAAPQARAFGWAAEAEKLAQWMPDLEHTEYQNKVSIDPANPVGLRFRQHMRAGKRVLVYEGKIIEYLKPSLLVVELDGPQFEMRLSYQFRATAAGRCALYATVELRFKTLSLRLWGLLFRGGVRKRFRNQLECLRQLAEQEAQAE from the coding sequence ATGAAGCTTACATTCGATGTGCACATAGCCGCCCCACAAGCGCGGGCCTTCGGCTGGGCAGCAGAGGCGGAGAAGCTAGCCCAGTGGATGCCAGACCTGGAGCATACGGAGTACCAGAACAAGGTGTCGATCGATCCGGCAAATCCGGTGGGGCTACGATTTAGGCAGCACATGCGCGCCGGAAAGCGCGTGCTGGTATACGAGGGCAAGATTATAGAATACCTGAAACCCAGCCTGCTGGTGGTGGAGCTTGACGGTCCGCAGTTTGAGATGCGGCTAAGCTACCAGTTTCGCGCCACCGCTGCCGGCCGCTGCGCCCTATACGCCACGGTCGAGCTTCGGTTCAAGACCCTAAGCCTGCGCCTGTGGGGTCTGCTTTTCCGGGGTGGGGTGCGGAAACGCTTCCGCAATCAACTGGAGTGCCTGCGGCAGCTGGCCGAGCAGGAGGCGCAAGCCGAGTAA
- a CDS encoding DUF4031 domain-containing protein, with protein MAVYIDRPKPIWFHGKERRFVHLAADSLEELHRFAERLGLPRSIFQDKPRRPHYDVFDHHIARALSLGATQVGNKELLLILKKQYGE; from the coding sequence ATGGCCGTATACATTGATCGTCCCAAACCTATCTGGTTCCATGGCAAGGAGCGCCGTTTTGTACACCTGGCGGCAGACAGCCTGGAAGAGCTGCACCGCTTTGCCGAGCGGCTGGGCCTACCCCGCAGCATTTTTCAGGATAAACCCCGCCGCCCACACTACGATGTGTTTGACCACCACATAGCCCGGGCCCTGAGCCTGGGTGCCACCCAGGTCGGGAATAAAGAGCTGCTGCTGATCCTGAAAAAACAATACGGCGAATAG
- the yidC gene encoding membrane protein insertase YidC: MDRNTLVGIALIVGLFLLYGTLTGDDDAKEKKSQSEKARTEAPAAAPQPTAPVPQAADSAELSKRYGPYAALRSGGVQKVEVKTEDLHLLFTNKGGVPEAIYLNKHKTYDGAPLPVLPTGPKNSFSFTLPYNGNVLSTQDLFFSYQGPDSLSLKGSEQKTLRFRAQLDSASYLEYVYSLKGRGYDLDWEVRLINMRNYVQANRLELLSGLEIPKTEKDAEKMLPNANLVYALAQDEGVEVNHLDVSADEEVEEELNYSTKWVSFKSQFFQLALIAQDKFEGGGILRTKPLPQRRHTEAIKYMQANVALPYSGMPKEVHRLTLYAGPNNINILDAYGVSLDKTVRLGWGPLRYVTLFIIGVFHTLEGMTASYGLIILILAIFIKLILLPLTLKSHKSMVKMQIVNQMPEMKELEARYKDNATELQQRKMSFYRQVGVSPFGGCLPMLLQFPVLIAMFNFFPESIELRQQGLWWAEDLSTYDSIWDFGYVPILNTIYGDHVSLFTLLMTISTLVYTYMQQQMQGNTSMAGAPNMKWMGYLMPILFLGILNNYAAALSYYYLIFNLLTIAQTYILKAAIDKKKLEDRVHATKAKGPKKAKGRVALWMEKQQKKQEALARSRRQAAQPRTGKRRK, translated from the coding sequence ATGGATCGTAATACCCTTGTGGGCATCGCCCTCATTGTAGGCCTCTTCCTCCTGTATGGAACGCTGACTGGCGATGATGACGCAAAAGAAAAGAAATCGCAATCCGAGAAAGCACGTACCGAAGCTCCGGCGGCTGCCCCGCAGCCTACAGCACCTGTACCCCAGGCTGCAGACAGTGCCGAGCTGAGCAAGCGCTATGGCCCCTATGCTGCCCTGCGCAGTGGCGGTGTGCAGAAGGTGGAGGTGAAGACCGAAGACCTGCACCTGCTGTTTACCAACAAGGGTGGGGTGCCCGAGGCCATCTACCTGAACAAGCATAAAACCTACGATGGGGCACCGCTACCCGTCCTGCCCACAGGGCCCAAAAACAGCTTTAGCTTTACGCTGCCCTACAACGGCAATGTGCTGTCTACCCAAGACCTGTTCTTCAGCTACCAGGGGCCAGACAGCCTGAGCCTGAAGGGAAGCGAGCAAAAGACCCTGCGCTTCCGCGCCCAGCTGGATAGTGCCAGCTACCTGGAGTATGTGTACAGCCTGAAGGGCCGGGGCTATGACCTGGACTGGGAGGTACGGCTGATAAACATGCGCAACTACGTGCAGGCAAACCGCCTGGAGCTGCTAAGCGGCCTGGAGATACCCAAAACCGAGAAGGATGCCGAAAAAATGCTGCCCAATGCAAATCTGGTGTATGCCCTGGCGCAGGACGAGGGTGTGGAGGTAAACCACCTGGACGTGAGTGCCGACGAGGAGGTAGAGGAGGAACTGAACTACAGCACCAAGTGGGTGAGCTTCAAGAGTCAGTTTTTTCAGCTGGCACTTATTGCCCAGGATAAGTTTGAGGGCGGCGGCATTCTGCGTACCAAGCCCCTGCCCCAGCGCCGCCACACCGAAGCCATCAAGTACATGCAGGCCAATGTAGCCCTGCCCTATAGTGGCATGCCCAAGGAGGTGCACCGACTAACCCTCTACGCTGGCCCAAATAACATAAACATCCTGGATGCCTATGGTGTAAGCCTGGACAAGACTGTACGCCTGGGCTGGGGGCCCCTGCGCTACGTTACGCTCTTCATCATCGGGGTGTTCCACACCCTGGAGGGGATGACTGCCAGCTATGGGCTCATCATCCTCATCCTGGCCATCTTCATCAAGCTGATCCTGCTGCCCCTCACCCTGAAAAGCCATAAGAGCATGGTGAAGATGCAGATCGTGAACCAGATGCCAGAGATGAAGGAGCTGGAGGCCCGATACAAAGACAATGCCACCGAGCTACAGCAGCGCAAGATGAGTTTCTACCGCCAGGTGGGGGTCAGCCCCTTCGGCGGCTGCCTGCCCATGCTACTCCAGTTCCCGGTGCTCATTGCCATGTTCAACTTCTTCCCCGAGTCCATAGAGCTGCGCCAGCAGGGCCTGTGGTGGGCCGAGGACCTGAGTACCTACGACAGCATCTGGGACTTTGGCTACGTTCCGATCCTCAACACAATATATGGCGACCACGTAAGCCTCTTCACCCTGCTGATGACCATCAGTACGCTGGTGTATACCTACATGCAGCAGCAGATGCAGGGCAATACGAGTATGGCCGGCGCGCCCAACATGAAGTGGATGGGCTACCTGATGCCTATCCTCTTCCTGGGTATCCTGAACAACTATGCAGCCGCACTCAGCTACTACTACCTTATCTTCAACCTGCTCACCATTGCACAAACGTATATCCTGAAGGCGGCAATCGATAAAAAGAAGCTGGAGGACCGCGTGCATGCCACCAAAGCCAAAGGCCCCAAGAAGGCCAAGGGCCGTGTGGCCCTGTGGATGGAGAAGCAACAAAAGAAGCAGGAAGCTCTGGCCCGTAGCCGCCGCCAGGCTGCACAGCCGCGCACCGGCAAACGGCGCAAGTAA
- the thiD gene encoding bifunctional hydroxymethylpyrimidine kinase/phosphomethylpyrimidine kinase, translating to MKVALTIAGSDSGGGAGIQADLKTFSAYGVFGTSALTAITAQNTLGVQAVQPVEARVLTLQIQAVLADFPVAAIKTGMLLDAERIAAVAAALPAGIPLVIDPVMIATSGDSLLDPAALAALRALLPRATLITPNLPEAAALLGQPVQNLEAAAAQLAKLFRCAVLLKGGHDPQSLHTGEVVDVLQTPTECLRLRYPYLDMGRPAHGTGCTLSAAIAAGLALGHGLSLAVLQARAYLQQALEKAPRQLGKGAQPLNHSV from the coding sequence ATGAAGGTAGCCCTGACCATAGCAGGCAGCGACAGCGGAGGGGGGGCCGGCATACAGGCCGACCTGAAGACCTTTTCGGCCTATGGGGTATTTGGCACCTCGGCCCTTACAGCCATCACGGCCCAAAATACCCTGGGTGTACAGGCCGTGCAGCCGGTGGAGGCCCGGGTACTGACCCTACAGATACAGGCTGTGCTGGCCGACTTTCCCGTAGCGGCCATCAAGACCGGCATGCTGCTGGATGCCGAGCGCATAGCCGCAGTGGCGGCGGCCCTGCCTGCCGGCATCCCCCTGGTGATAGACCCGGTAATGATTGCCACCAGTGGAGATAGCCTGCTAGACCCCGCCGCCCTGGCTGCCCTGCGGGCGCTGCTACCCCGGGCTACCCTGATAACGCCCAACCTGCCCGAGGCAGCGGCCCTGCTGGGCCAGCCCGTGCAGAACCTGGAGGCTGCAGCCGCACAGCTGGCCAAGCTGTTCCGGTGTGCGGTGCTGCTAAAGGGCGGGCACGACCCACAGAGCCTACACACTGGCGAGGTGGTGGATGTGCTACAAACCCCCACCGAATGCCTGCGCCTGCGCTACCCCTACCTGGACATGGGCCGCCCGGCACACGGCACCGGATGCACCCTTAGCGCGGCCATAGCTGCCGGGCTGGCCCTGGGCCATGGCCTCTCGCTGGCGGTGCTGCAGGCCAGGGCCTACCTGCAGCAGGCACTGGAGAAGGCACCCAGGCAGCTGGGAAAGGGCGCCCAACCCCTCAACCATTCGGTATAA
- a CDS encoding methylated-DNA--[protein]-cysteine S-methyltransferase, with protein MKSKEDRQLVPQTALDFDRIADAIGYIQQHYQAQPTLEQVAERVHMSPYHFQRMFTEWAGVSPKKFLQFITTAHAKKLLREDLLSMPETTFQLGLSGTGRLHDHFITLEGMTPGEYKQGGRSLTITYGFYASPFGELLIAATPKGICHMSFGHGEPAVQDLVRQFPQARLVSGQDPYHQRALAFFQPGQAGTESLNLHLKGTPFQLKVWEALLRIPAGGLSSYRAVARHIRQPGAARAVGSAIGSNPVAYLIPCHRVIQATGHFGQYHWGSERKAAMLGLEAAQNSEA; from the coding sequence ATGAAATCAAAGGAGGATAGGCAGCTCGTGCCACAGACGGCACTGGATTTTGACCGGATAGCGGATGCTATTGGCTACATCCAGCAGCACTACCAGGCACAGCCTACACTGGAGCAGGTGGCCGAGCGGGTGCACATGAGTCCGTACCACTTCCAGCGGATGTTTACCGAATGGGCCGGAGTAAGCCCCAAGAAATTTTTGCAGTTTATTACGACGGCGCATGCCAAGAAGCTGCTGCGCGAAGACCTGCTTAGCATGCCCGAAACCACGTTCCAGTTGGGATTATCCGGAACAGGGCGACTGCACGATCACTTCATTACCCTGGAGGGCATGACCCCCGGCGAGTATAAGCAGGGGGGCCGGAGCCTTACCATTACCTACGGTTTTTATGCTAGTCCGTTTGGGGAGCTGCTTATTGCCGCTACGCCCAAGGGGATATGCCACATGTCTTTTGGCCATGGCGAGCCGGCAGTTCAGGACCTGGTCCGGCAGTTTCCGCAGGCCAGGCTGGTTTCCGGGCAGGATCCCTATCACCAGCGGGCCTTGGCATTCTTCCAGCCAGGCCAGGCCGGAACGGAATCCCTGAACCTGCACCTGAAGGGAACCCCATTCCAGCTGAAGGTTTGGGAGGCGCTGCTCCGCATACCGGCGGGTGGGCTTAGCAGCTATCGGGCCGTAGCCCGGCACATCCGCCAGCCGGGTGCTGCCCGGGCCGTGGGCTCGGCCATAGGGAGCAACCCGGTAGCCTACCTGATCCCCTGCCATCGGGTTATACAAGCCACGGGGCACTTTGGTCAGTACCACTGGGGCAGCGAGCGAAAGGCTGCCATGCTGGGCCTGGAGGCCGCACAGAACAGTGAAGCCTAG
- a CDS encoding CinA family nicotinamide mononucleotide deamidase-related protein, with product MTKVELLTIGDELLIGRTVNTNASWLGARLAEAGLQLGRISTLADVPADIHRALDRALAEYDLVILTGGLGPTRDDYTAQALADYVGQPLEVHAPSEARFRSFLAERNRPYTANHNQMLSIPRGSVGLVNPAGAAPGIRMMVGGKAVFALPGVPHEMKALYEAELLPWLQQHVPRAEVRYENWRLVVAESELANRLAEVEDALAPGLSLAYNPGLGMLDLRLGMRTEEPGSLDAVFADTVQAIDARVQPWCFARGNTSLSEAVGRALQVRGLTLSVAESCTAGTLARTLAETPGSSAWYQGGVLTYSNELKTKLIGVPAELLATAGAVSSEVATAMAAGVAGLCHTPLAISTTGIAGPDGGTPDKPVGTVWVGLHTPLGTTTHLLRLEKDRLRNMQRASTAACWILYGWLRQNMPLPANS from the coding sequence ATGACAAAGGTAGAGCTACTGACCATAGGCGATGAGCTGCTAATAGGCCGCACGGTAAATACCAATGCCAGCTGGCTGGGTGCACGCCTGGCCGAAGCGGGCCTGCAGCTGGGGCGGATAAGCACCCTGGCTGATGTGCCCGCAGATATACACCGGGCACTAGACCGGGCACTGGCCGAGTATGACCTGGTGATCCTAACCGGTGGGCTGGGCCCCACGCGCGACGACTATACTGCCCAGGCACTGGCCGACTATGTGGGCCAGCCGCTGGAGGTGCATGCCCCCAGCGAGGCGCGTTTTCGCAGCTTCCTGGCGGAGCGCAATCGCCCCTATACGGCCAACCATAACCAGATGCTGAGCATCCCCCGGGGCTCGGTGGGGCTTGTCAATCCTGCGGGGGCGGCCCCGGGGATCCGGATGATGGTAGGGGGGAAAGCCGTGTTTGCCCTGCCTGGCGTGCCGCACGAGATGAAGGCCCTGTATGAAGCCGAACTGCTGCCCTGGCTACAGCAGCACGTACCAAGGGCCGAAGTGCGCTACGAGAACTGGCGGCTGGTGGTGGCCGAGAGCGAGCTGGCCAACCGCCTGGCCGAGGTGGAGGATGCGCTGGCCCCGGGCCTAAGCCTGGCCTACAACCCCGGCCTGGGTATGCTGGACCTACGCCTGGGCATGCGCACCGAGGAGCCCGGAAGCCTGGATGCGGTATTTGCCGATACCGTGCAGGCCATAGATGCCCGGGTGCAGCCCTGGTGCTTTGCCCGTGGCAACACCAGCCTGAGTGAGGCGGTGGGCCGTGCGCTACAGGTGCGCGGCCTTACCCTATCGGTAGCCGAGAGCTGCACAGCGGGCACACTGGCACGCACACTGGCCGAAACCCCCGGCAGCAGTGCCTGGTATCAGGGGGGGGTGCTTACGTATAGCAATGAGCTGAAGACCAAGCTGATAGGCGTACCTGCCGAGCTACTGGCCACCGCAGGGGCAGTGAGTAGCGAGGTGGCGACGGCCATGGCCGCCGGGGTGGCGGGCCTGTGCCACACGCCCCTGGCCATCAGCACCACCGGGATAGCCGGCCCCGATGGGGGCACACCGGATAAGCCGGTGGGCACCGTGTGGGTGGGCCTGCACACGCCCCTGGGTACCACCACCCACCTGCTGAGGCTGGAGAAAGACCGACTGCGCAATATGCAGCGGGCCAGCACAGCAGCATGCTGGATTTTGTACGGCTGGCTGAGGCAAAACATGCCCCTGCCCGCCAACAGCTAG
- a CDS encoding DUF4249 domain-containing protein: MYLRLPLASGIRAFLLCAALLAACSNELDPTAKPKDLYVVYGILNPQASEQVIRVSRAFLIDGDLQAYAEANDLSLKQATVLLTDPEGNQISFRAKDTLKEPGLFTQASTVYVSSAPIRNGLRYDLTITLPGEQPISLRARTVVPARPRITSPDSIRTGPGQTETYPQVDFNSDGLSIRFTPLTFSARNQPPGRSFEYRIYFNYQLDGVPQPELRLGPAAPRTLTGDPSSGFFVIGQSFQSFLQASLGRVAGLKTYDNGTLNQSTRIEVTALDDVLHDFLRVNSPAFTDINFIRPDYTNIEGGLGVFGSISVSYPRYVRLPACTEFLAGLNGTPNPGDCPRQ; the protein is encoded by the coding sequence ATGTATCTGCGCTTACCCCTGGCATCCGGCATCCGGGCCTTTCTGCTGTGTGCTGCCCTGCTTGCAGCCTGTAGCAATGAGCTGGACCCCACGGCCAAGCCCAAGGACCTGTATGTGGTATATGGCATCCTGAACCCGCAAGCCAGCGAGCAGGTGATTCGGGTGTCGCGTGCCTTCTTGATAGACGGAGACTTGCAAGCCTATGCCGAGGCGAATGACCTGAGCCTGAAGCAGGCTACGGTGCTGCTTACCGACCCGGAGGGCAATCAGATCAGCTTTCGGGCAAAAGATACGCTGAAGGAGCCGGGGCTCTTTACCCAGGCTAGCACGGTGTATGTAAGCAGTGCACCCATCAGGAATGGCCTGCGCTACGACCTGACCATCACCCTGCCTGGCGAGCAACCCATCAGCCTACGCGCACGCACGGTGGTGCCGGCCCGGCCACGCATTACCAGCCCCGACAGCATCCGCACCGGGCCCGGCCAAACCGAGACGTACCCCCAGGTTGATTTCAACTCGGACGGTCTTTCTATCCGTTTTACGCCACTCACATTCTCGGCAAGAAATCAGCCCCCGGGTCGGTCTTTTGAATACCGTATCTACTTCAACTACCAGCTGGATGGTGTGCCACAGCCCGAACTGCGCCTGGGGCCTGCCGCGCCCCGCACCCTCACCGGCGATCCTTCCAGCGGCTTTTTTGTGATCGGGCAGTCTTTTCAGAGCTTCCTGCAGGCAAGCCTGGGCCGTGTGGCCGGGCTAAAGACGTATGATAATGGCACCCTGAACCAGAGCACGCGTATAGAGGTAACTGCGCTGGACGACGTGCTGCACGACTTTCTGCGCGTTAACAGCCCGGCTTTTACCGACATCAACTTTATTCGCCCCGACTATACCAACATCGAAGGCGGGCTGGGTGTCTTTGGCAGCATCAGCGTGAGCTATCCGCGCTATGTGCGCCTGCCTGCCTGTACCGAGTTTCTGGCGGGCCTGAACGGCACACCCAACCCCGGGGACTGCCCCAGGCAGTAG
- the dnaK gene encoding molecular chaperone DnaK, with the protein MGKIIGIDLGTTNSCVAVMEGNEPVVIVNAEGKRTTPSVVAFMEDGERKVGEQAKRQAIVNPERTIASIKRFMGKSWSESKAELKNTAYKVVEGDNDTVRVEVGNRKYTPQEISAMVLQKMKKAAEDYLGHEVKEAVITVPAYFNDAQRKATKEAGEIAGLEVKRIVNEPTAAALAYGLDKQHQNVKVAVFDLGGGTFDISILELGDGVFEVLSTNGDTHLGGDDFDEIIIDWLADEFKKQEGVDLRQDPRALQRLKEAAENAKKELSSSNSVDISLPYIVLDPVNPKNLDTTLSRAKFEQLADKLFARCMEPCRKALEAAKLSANDINEVILVGGSTRIPRVQEMVEQFFGKKPNRSVNPDEVVALGAAVQGGVLSGDVQGVLLLDVTPLSLGIETMGGVMTKLIEANTTIPTKKSQVFSTASDSQPSVEIHVLQGERSMASDNRSLGRFHLDGIPPAPRGVPQIEVTFDIDANGILNVTAKDNTTNKTQNIRIEASSGLSKDEIDKMRKDAERHASEDARRKQEVDKLNEADTLIFSTEKQLKEHADKLSEQSRGSLQAALAELKDAHTQKDLSRVDAAMAALNQAWSTASAEMGAQPGAGSASGAGSQQQGNPQADGDVADVEYEEVDDTK; encoded by the coding sequence ATGGGAAAGATCATCGGTATAGACCTGGGCACCACCAACAGCTGTGTGGCTGTGATGGAAGGGAATGAGCCCGTGGTAATTGTGAATGCAGAAGGCAAGCGCACAACACCCAGCGTAGTAGCCTTTATGGAAGACGGCGAACGCAAGGTGGGCGAGCAGGCCAAGCGCCAGGCTATCGTAAATCCCGAGCGCACCATAGCCTCCATCAAGCGCTTTATGGGCAAAAGCTGGAGCGAGAGCAAGGCTGAGCTGAAAAACACCGCCTACAAGGTGGTGGAGGGCGATAATGACACCGTGCGCGTAGAGGTGGGGAACCGCAAGTACACGCCCCAGGAAATATCGGCCATGGTGCTGCAAAAAATGAAGAAGGCCGCAGAAGACTACCTGGGCCACGAGGTAAAGGAGGCGGTAATAACCGTGCCTGCCTACTTTAACGACGCGCAGCGCAAGGCCACCAAAGAGGCAGGCGAGATAGCCGGCCTGGAAGTAAAGCGGATCGTAAACGAGCCCACGGCAGCGGCCCTGGCCTATGGGCTGGATAAGCAACACCAGAACGTAAAAGTAGCCGTGTTCGACCTGGGTGGTGGTACCTTCGATATCTCCATCCTGGAGCTGGGAGACGGCGTGTTTGAAGTACTGAGCACCAATGGCGACACGCACCTGGGTGGCGATGACTTTGACGAGATCATTATCGACTGGCTGGCAGATGAGTTCAAAAAACAAGAGGGGGTAGACCTGCGCCAGGATCCACGCGCCCTGCAGCGCCTGAAGGAGGCCGCAGAGAATGCCAAGAAGGAACTCTCCAGCAGCAATAGTGTGGACATTAGCCTGCCCTACATCGTGCTAGATCCGGTAAACCCCAAGAACCTGGACACCACCCTGAGCCGTGCCAAGTTTGAGCAACTGGCCGACAAACTGTTTGCCCGCTGTATGGAGCCGTGCCGAAAGGCCCTGGAGGCTGCCAAGCTGAGTGCCAATGACATCAACGAGGTGATCCTGGTAGGGGGTTCCACGCGCATCCCCAGGGTGCAAGAGATGGTGGAGCAGTTCTTCGGCAAAAAGCCTAACCGCAGCGTAAACCCGGATGAAGTAGTGGCCCTGGGCGCTGCCGTACAGGGTGGGGTGCTGAGTGGAGATGTGCAGGGCGTACTGCTGCTGGATGTAACCCCGCTAAGCCTGGGGATAGAAACCATGGGCGGGGTAATGACCAAGCTGATAGAGGCCAACACCACCATCCCCACCAAAAAGAGCCAGGTGTTCAGCACCGCCAGCGATAGCCAGCCCAGTGTAGAAATACACGTACTACAGGGCGAGCGCTCTATGGCCAGCGACAACCGGTCTCTGGGCCGCTTCCACCTGGATGGCATTCCACCCGCACCCCGTGGGGTACCGCAGATAGAGGTAACCTTTGACATAGATGCCAACGGCATCCTGAACGTAACGGCAAAGGATAACACAACCAACAAAACCCAGAACATCCGCATAGAGGCCAGCAGCGGCCTGAGCAAGGACGAGATAGACAAAATGCGTAAGGATGCCGAGCGGCACGCCAGCGAGGATGCCCGCCGCAAGCAGGAGGTGGATAAACTGAACGAAGCGGATACGCTGATATTCAGCACCGAGAAGCAGCTGAAGGAGCACGCCGACAAGCTGAGCGAGCAGAGCAGAGGTAGCCTGCAGGCGGCGCTGGCCGAGCTGAAAGACGCACATACGCAGAAGGATCTGAGCCGGGTGGATGCCGCCATGGCAGCCCTAAACCAGGCCTGGAGCACCGCCAGTGCCGAGATGGGTGCCCAGCCCGGTGCGGGTAGTGCCAGCGGCGCGGGTAGCCAGCAGCAGGGCAACCCCCAGGCCGATGGCGATGTGGCCGATGTAGAATACGAAGAGGTGGACGACACAAAATAG
- a CDS encoding NifU family protein gives MRIYTELTPNPASLKFVVDRLLLNNRVADFPAREDAAGKSQLAEKLFAYPFVTQVFIGRNFVTLNKTEAAGWADIIPVIKDELTRYLESGAPIVEGEEAVAVLDENEPEIVRNIKTVIEEQVRPAVAMDGGDITFEGFEDGVVHLKLKGACSGCPSSTMTLKQGIHGLLTRMFPNDVKEVEAVNG, from the coding sequence ATGAGAATCTATACCGAACTAACCCCCAACCCTGCTTCGCTCAAGTTTGTGGTAGACCGTTTGCTGCTGAATAACCGGGTGGCCGATTTCCCAGCCCGGGAGGACGCAGCCGGAAAAAGCCAGCTGGCAGAAAAACTGTTTGCCTACCCTTTTGTTACCCAGGTGTTTATCGGCCGAAATTTTGTAACACTCAACAAAACAGAGGCTGCCGGCTGGGCAGACATCATCCCGGTGATAAAGGATGAGCTGACCCGCTACCTGGAGAGCGGTGCCCCCATTGTAGAGGGCGAAGAGGCCGTGGCGGTGCTGGATGAGAATGAGCCGGAGATTGTGCGAAACATAAAGACGGTAATCGAGGAGCAGGTACGCCCAGCCGTAGCCATGGACGGAGGAGACATTACCTTCGAGGGCTTTGAGGATGGCGTGGTGCACCTGAAGCTGAAGGGTGCCTGTAGCGGCTGCCCCAGCAGTACCATGACGCTGAAGCAGGGCATACACGGCCTGCTGACCCGTATGTTTCCCAACGACGTGAAGGAGGTAGAGGCCGTAAACGGCTAG